The Eublepharis macularius isolate TG4126 chromosome 3, MPM_Emac_v1.0, whole genome shotgun sequence genome has a window encoding:
- the LOC129326281 gene encoding adhesion G-protein coupled receptor G7-like, with protein MSLDGTQDNMPSLQPYLKTLIGGFCVALTIVLWALCIWQVILRFAPDMTPSEKPPCFCQHNGICPDGLCLCPEDWIGSYCEIVNFCDKSTYVVNASQYNLAFEKIIVGKYGYSMEKCDNGTVNAGAPKATRMCTRKNGVPVLEPPSAVNCNVTLVGLSEKIQSVNETTPTDIVNIATDTQILTSSPEQLNSTDISIAASIAEKILNLSDSNVPGEEFLL; from the exons ATGTCCCTTGACGGTACACAGGACAACATGCCTTCGCTGCAGCCTTATCTGAAAACACTGATTGGGGGGTTCTGTGTAGCGCTGACCATCGTGCTTTGGGCACTTTGCATTTGGCAGGTTATTCTCAGGTTTGCACCAG ATATGACACCCTCTGAAAAGCCTCCATGCTTCTGCCAACACAATGGAATCTGTCCGGATGGCCTATGCCTTTGTCCAGAGGATTGGATAGGATCCTACTGTGAGATAG TTAACTTCTGTGACAAAAGTACTTATGTAGTCAACGCTTCTCAATATAACCTTGCATTTGAGAAAATTATTGTTGGCAAATACGGATATTCTATGGAGAAGTGTGACAATGGCACTGTGAATG CTGGTGCTCCCAAAGCAACTCGGATGTGCACTAGAAAAAACGGAGTTCCTGTTCTTGAACCTCCAAGTGCAGTGAATTGCAATGTGACCCTGGTTGGCCTATCAGAAAAG ATACAGTCTGTGAATGAGACCACACCAACAGATATAGTGAACATTGCCACCGACACACAGATTCTCACTTCCAGTCCAGAACAACTCAACAGTACAGATATTTCTATAGCTGCTTCAATTGCAGAAAAGATTCTAAATCTGTCTGACAGCAATGTACCAGGCGAG GAGTTTTTGCTATAA